The Podospora pseudocomata strain CBS 415.72m chromosome 3, whole genome shotgun sequence genome window below encodes:
- a CDS encoding hypothetical protein (EggNog:ENOG503P2KD) — translation MFKAAVSHYKSSRPSSLVAGLGASSMEHEVGTKGPRGRSVNLRTRQYTDGIIHVPAPCFSVCDSAYLEAQRIGKDPELCEEDSVFYSSYNDCRMCIRDMSDYGMYGVAEREYLTPTFQPWLDYCESLPPVQYMTSTDMPISKPITPATIVKVPESTDKPVIDISPATSPQTPRAAPIPSTPPPNEEPIAPSTGITINSITTDVPLPSEPFSPPTPASSPGSSPTNARGTVPLSCMSAPVPRVWSHCYLTYIDQ, via the exons ATGTTCAAGGCGGCAGTTTCGCATTATAAATCTA GCCGCCCATCATCTCTTGTAGCAGGCCTAGGCGCATCTTCTATGGAGCACGAGGTTGGGACGAAAGGCCCGAGGGGGCGATCCGTGAATTTGCGGACGAGACAGTACACTGATGGCATTATTCATGTGCCAGCTCCCTGCTTCTCAGTCTGCG ATAGTGCCTATCTTGAGGCGCAGAGGATTGGCAAAGATCCAGAGTTGTGCGAAGAGGACTCTGTGTTCTACAGCTCATACAATGACTGTAGAATGTGTATTCGTGACATGAGCGACTATGGCATGTACGGGGTTGCGGAAAGAGAATATCTCACGCCTACTTTCCAACCGTGGTTGGATTACTGCGAATCATTACCACCCGTTCAGTACATGACCAGCACCGATATGCCAATCAGCAAACCAATCACCCCAGCGACCATCGTTAAGGTCCCTGAAAGTACGGACAAACCTGTCATCGATATCAGTCCCGCCACTTCACCCCAAACACCCAGGGCAGCACCCATACCCAGCACACCGCCTCCTAACGAAGAGCCCATTGCACCATCCACTGGTATAACCATAAATAGTATCACAACCGACGTTCCGTTACCTAGCGAGCCGttttctcctcccactcctgcAAGTTCCCCAGGGAGCAGCCCAACCAACGCCAGAGGCACTGTTCCATTATCCTGTATGTCAGCGCCAGTACCACGGGTTTGGTCCCATTGTTATCTGACATATATCGATCAATAA
- a CDS encoding hypothetical protein (EggNog:ENOG503NXXA), whose product MADEEQPKKKSFWGLLRAKSTASKISKFLEKDPQRRASTGEVYRQRRQSEPVISELRPSASRRRPRRTNPDATKGKGREDTYGPSHDAGPLTEWPPSGMSSTEELTLGPAMQLISRGVPAFKGHKRPIPHVSDHYYAMFATVAGNRGEETDAANHHDSMTQLMTLCLLGSGPATYPWETLEQPSYSFCFGRRPGTITLNHWASLASVLPTTIPLRDSGIEPREVDLETIFARIRDLERGLEDDNEDLMYKNLYRRLLRDPDKHRSPHKTLDTQIMDLFMVLSRPDWIDFTNLKNQVVTKFIFDTSAANAEQYRKFFHQLLLSIELDLRINSRHHMTDARERLLAQIPPTIQWSLALARRWRENVRVEAYGPTPDDIRLRFKLKRRQVKMLKRFAQMMKWPNLSETLRELKQRDEDCVLDLVSSHAMAFFSGLVLPGPTFPFLIMNSLLDIDPDRATDDLALLTHIHPSCGFQYRNSYTYWTATSIVGKVLAPTCRSLGGWVGPARPTGDLARSQIARIRSRRPPNKVTPEDIRSMSERSDPLGPPTQVFPVSEYALVAPDRDEDGYLADLVRIELLNLRPVGPNNNTRPNTPRSTNTKSDTSSPPKWYDASIQFAIDGVSWPLRLTFDVSFISAWPCTDGPHPLFFDYVYTPVKADELVKVRDWPGVFGTGAGTHSHGQNERNARSLSPTTPGQGASGGHNNQGRTGVSSPSTLSGGDDEKVLVVEAFGVPDNEVLARAWCAHWGLSAVVADLGKTCMACAIREAYAATVTVVILVDDDQDNRRDD is encoded by the exons ATGGCCGACGAGGAacagcccaagaagaagagcttcTGGGGGCTCTTACGGGCGAAGAGCACTGCCAGTAAAATATCCAAATTT CTGGAGAAAGACCCACAACGAAGGGCAAGCACTGGGGAAGTGTACCGGCAGCGGAGGCAATCAGAGCCCGTCATCTCAGAGTTGAGGCCATCTGCCTCACGTCGGAGACCAAGGCGGACCAACCCGGATGCAACCAAGGGGAAAGGCCGGGAGGATACATACGGCCCTTCCCACGATGCCGGACCCCTGACGGAATGGCCGCCCTCCGGCATGTCTAGCACCGAAGAGCTGACGCTGGGTCCGGCAATGCAGCTCATCTCGAGAGGAGTCCCCGCTTTCAAGGGACACAAACGCCCAATACCGCATGTCTCGGATCACTACTATGCCATGTTCGCAACAGTAGCCGGAAACCGTGGCGAGGAGACGGACGCTGCTAACCATCATGACTCCATGACACAGCTCATGACCCTGTGCCTTTTGGGTTCAGGCCCGGCAACTTACCCGTGGGAGACGCTTGAACAACCCAGTTATTCATTCTGCTTTGGAAGACGCCCAGGGACCATCACTCTCAACCATTGGGCATCACTCGCGAGCGTCCTCCCAACAACTATCCCGTTGCGCGACTCAGGCATTGAGCCACGAGAGGTTGACCTCGAGACCATCTTTGCACGCATCAGAGATTTGGAAAGGGGACTGGAGGACGATAATGAGGACCTGATGTACAAAAACCTTTACCGGAGGCTACTCAGAGACCCAGACAAGCACAGAAGCCCACACAAGACACTGGACACGCAAATTATGGACTTGTTCATGGTGCTCTCACGACCTGATTGGATCGATTTTACCAATCTTAAAAATCAGGTGGTGACCAAGTTCATCTTCGACACCAGTGCTGCCAACGCTGAGCAATATCGAAAGTTcttccaccagctcctcctgaGCATTGAGTTAGATCTTCGAATCaattccagacaccacatgACCGATGCCAGAGAGAGGTTACTAGCCCAAATACCACCAACGATACAATGGAGCCTCGCCCTTGCTCGACGATGGCGCGAGAACGTCCGCGTAGAGGCCTACGGTCCAACACCCGACGATATCCGCCTCCGCTTCAAACTCAAACGTCGTCAAGTCAAGATGCTCAAGCGTTTCGCCCAAATGATGAAGTGGCCCAATCTTTCCGAAACCCTGCGTGAGCTCAAACAACGAGATGAAGACTGCGTCCTCGATCTTGTCAGCTCCCACGCCATGGCCTTCTTCAGCGGGCTTGTCCTCCCGGGCCCTACTTTCCCTTTTCTTATAATGAATTCCCTGCTTGACATTGATCCAGACAGAGCCACTGACGATCTGGCTCTACTGACTCACATTCACCCCAGCTGTGGCTTCCAGTACCGTAACAGTTATACTTACTGGACCGCCACTTCCATCGTAGGCAAAGTACTCGCACCTACCTGCCGCTCATTAGGAGGCTGGGTCGGGCCGGCTCGTCCAACTGGCGATCTTGCCCGCTCTCAAATAGCACGTATTCGATCCCGACGACCCCCTAACAAGGTAACGCCGGAGGATATCCGGTCTATGTCTGAGCGGTCTGATCCCCTCGGCCCCCCAACACAAGTCTTCCCAGTCAGCGAATATGCCCTGGTAGCCCCCGACCGCGACGAAGACGGCTACCTTGCCGATCTAGTCCGCATCGAACTCCTCAACCTCCGTCCTGTCGGACCAAACAATAACACCCGCCCCAACACTCCTCGATCAACCAATACCAAGTCCGACACCTCCAGCCCACCAAAGTGGTACGACGCCAGCATCCAATTCGCCATCGATGGTGTTTCCTGGCCTTTACGACTCACCTTTGACGTGAGCTTCATCAGTGCCTGGCCTTGTACCGACGGTCCTCATCCATTGTTCTTCGACTATGTATACACACCAGTCAAAGCGGATGAGTTGGTCAAAGTGCGAGACTGGCCTGGGGTGTTTGGAACCGGGGCAGGAACTCATAGTCATGGGCAGAACGAGAGAAACGCGAGGAGCTTATCGCCCACGACCCCTGGACAGGGGGCAAGTGGCGGACATAACAATCAAGGGAGAACGGGGGTGTCAAGTCCGAGTACTTTGAGtggcggggatgatgagaaggtgctggtggtggaggcatTTGGGGTGCCGGATAATGAGGTTCTGGCTAGGGCTTGGTGCGCGCATTGGGGATTGAGTGCGGTTGTGGCGGATTTGGGGAAGACCTG TATGGCCTGTGCAATCAGAGAGGCATACGCAGCTACAGTCACGGTAGTGATCTTGGTGGACGATGACCAAGATAACCGACGGGATGATTAG
- a CDS encoding hypothetical protein (EggNog:ENOG503P5DN): protein MAGPGFDPNEIHNFLRTYPSSDYTGVYGYSQNPYSVGVETPRYAVSIVSGDLPDGSEFDHTNSDVQSSYTAAPSVASRAYTTTSTMQSSTASVFSRWDDQSSVGRTSIASGRRSIAASPAATNWTQQTGELWCEFSELKGCSATFRLDDEVGWIEHHVRHLREKLPVQSRCWFCDDYPFVAESPSDLYPRFYERMQHIRWHIDFERVTSDHMRPDFHVVEHMYRQRLIPEHTYRLAMQFDELPPQLQIPGTPGAAPPSSSSSMSRPSRNSSSRHRMDELYSQGSGYRSRR, encoded by the coding sequence ATGGCTGGCCCTGGTTTTGATCCCAACGAGATTCACAACTTTCTTCGCACGTATCCTTCGAGCGACTACACTGGAGTGTACGGCTATTCCCAGAACCCATACAGTGTCGGTGTTGAGACTCCCCGATATGCAGTCTCGATAGTCAGCGGTGACTTGCCAGATGGTTCTGAGTTTGACCATACCAATTCTGACGTCCAATCGTCATATACAGCAGCGCCGAGTGTTGCGTCACGAGCATATACCACTACATCCACGATGCAGTCCAGTACAGCATCTGTATTCAGCCGATGGGATGACCAGAGCTCGGTAGGCAGAACTTCGATAGCGTCCGGACGAAGAAGTATTGCGGCGTCACCAGCTGCTACCAATTGGACGCAGCAGACTGGTGAGCTGTGGTGCGAATTCAGCGAGCTCAAGGGCTGTTCGGCAACATTTCGACTTGATGACGAAGTTGGTTGGATTGAACACCATGTCCGCCACTTGAGAGAGAAGTTGCCTGTGCAGTCTCGTTGCTGGTTCTGCGATGACTACCCCTTCGTCGCCGAGTCCCCTAGCGACCTGTATCCCAGATTTTACGAGCGCATGCAGCATATTCGCTGGCATATTGATTTCGAGCGGGTGACAAGCGACCATATGCGTCCAGACTTCCACGTCGTCGAACATATGTATAGGCAGCGTCTGATTCCCGAACACACGTATCGCCTCGCGATGCAGTTCGATGAGTTGCCGCCACAACTCCAGATCCCAGGGACACCAGGCGCGGCTCCGCcgtcatcgtcttcatcaaTGTCACGACCATCGAGAAATTCGTCGAGTCGGCATCGAATGGATGAATTATACTCTCAAGGCTCGGGATATCGGTCGAGACGATAG